In a genomic window of Gossypium arboreum isolate Shixiya-1 chromosome 9, ASM2569848v2, whole genome shotgun sequence:
- the LOC108454235 gene encoding CBL-interacting serine/threonine-protein kinase 14-like: protein MQKKKKTMADTGDTASSSRTGDLPELSSEATLFGKYELGKLLGCGAFAKVYHARDVDSGQSVAIKAVSKKKVLKGGFMAHVKREIAIMRRLRHPNIVKLIEVLATKTKVYFVMEFAKGGELFTRISKGRFSEDLSRRYFQQLISAVRFCHSRGVFHRDLKPENLLLDENWNLKITDFGLSAVTDQIRPDGLLHTLCGTPAYVAPEILAKKGYDGAKIDVWSCGIVLYVLHAGYLPFNDPNLMVMYRRIYKGEFRFPKWTSPDLRRFLSRLLDINPETRITVDEIITDPWFKKGYKETKFNAEDFELKGDIQSTKCLNAFHIISFSTGFDLSGLFNDADFSARREQFVSGEKPERIILRIEEEFRKIENVKAKKRKERGIYLEGQNSNLILTVDIHQLTEILVVAEIRWREINVEPSSDAWKHKLRPKLSDIIYETEAVHVSE from the coding sequence atgcaaaaaaaaaaaaagacaatggCAGACACCGGAGACACTGCCAGCTCCAGTAGAACTGGTGATTTGCCGGAGCTCTCATCGGAAGCAACCCTGTTCGGGAAATACGAGCTTGGGAAGTTGCTGGGATGTGGGGCTTTCGCAAAGGTTTACCACGCGCGCGACGTCGACTCCGGGCAGAGCGTGGCCATCAAAGCCGTCAGCAAGAAGAAGGTTTTAAAAGGCGGGTTCATGGCACATGTTAAGAGGGAGATCGCTATCATGCGCCGGTTGCGCCACCCTAACATCGTCAAGCTCATCGAGGTTTTGGCTACCAAGACTAAGGTTTATTTCGTCATGGAATTCGCCAAAGGCGGGGAATTGTTCACGAGGATTTCCAAGGGTCGTTTCAGTGAAGATCTCAGCCGTCGGTATTTCCAGCAGTTGATCTCCGCCGTCCGGTTTTGTCATTCGAGGGGCGTATTCCACCGCGATTTGAAGCCGGAGAATCTCCTTCTCGACGAGAACTGGAACTTGAAAATAACGGATTTCGGACTTAGTGCGGTTACGGATCAGATCCGACCCGACGGCCTCCTCCATACTTTATGCGGTACCCCAGCGTACGTGGCCCCAGAGATTCTGGCGAAGAAAGGATACGACGGCGCCAAAATCGACGTCTGGTCATGCGGCATCGTTTTGTATGTTCTCCACGCTGGATACCTACCGTTCAACGACCCCAATCTGATGGTGATGTATCGTCGTATTTATAAAGGCGAATTCCGGTTCCCGAAATGGACGTCTCCAGATCTCCGGCGATTTTTAAGCCGGCTTCTGGACATTAATCCTGAAACAAGGATCACCGTCGATGAAATCATCACCGATCCCTGGTTCAAGAAAGGTTACAAAGAAACCAAATTCAACGCTGAGGATTTTGAATTGAAGGGGGATATCCAGAGCACCAAGTGCTTAAACGCCTTCCATATAATCTCATTTTCGACCGGTTTCGACCTCTCCGGTTTATTCAACGACGCCGACTTTTCGGCCCGGAGAGAACAGTTCGTATCGGGGGAGAAACCGGAAAGGATAATACTGAGAATCGAAGAAGAGTTCCGGAAAATCGAGAACGTGAAGGCGAAGAAAAGGAAAGAGAGAGGGATCTATTTGGAAGGGCAGAATAGTAATTTGATTCTCACCGTAGATATTCATCAGCTGACGGAAATTTTGGTGGTGGCGGAGATACGGTGGCGGGAGATTAACGTTGAGCCAAGCAGTGATGCTTGGAAACATAAGTTAAGGCCGAAACTTTCCGATATCATATACGAAACGGAAGCGGTGCATGTTTCAGAATAA